The proteins below come from a single Chryseobacterium bernardetii genomic window:
- a CDS encoding N-acetylmuramoyl-L-alanine amidase: MRKTLYIIGLSILVFSCTSQKNVKKNKYQPKTPVAQPKPVVKTQAPEVSKPKVVSDHGVDFFTTNIADPTKNDNTASYGSIVSAKPAGYKVVKTYFPALAQNFRQRYLIMHYTVLPDDKSITVLTQPGVSAHYLVNNTGDNEIYQLVDENKRAYHAGISSWKADKNLNDTSIGIEIVNPGFTTDASGKRVFAPFSDAQIRKVAALAKDIVTRYQIPATNVIGHADIAPTRKQDPGPMFPWKRLYDEYQIGMWYDEAMKANYQSLAEEEFALKYNDSSFIFSIQAALQKFGYGIDPSGTWDDATKKTIEAFQYHFRPQNYDGIMDAETWAILQALNVKYSGK; the protein is encoded by the coding sequence ATGCGTAAGACATTATATATCATCGGATTAAGTATTTTAGTTTTTTCATGTACTTCTCAGAAAAATGTAAAAAAAAATAAGTACCAGCCGAAAACCCCCGTGGCACAGCCAAAACCAGTGGTAAAAACTCAGGCTCCGGAAGTTTCAAAACCAAAAGTGGTAAGCGATCATGGAGTAGACTTTTTTACTACTAATATAGCAGACCCAACAAAAAATGATAATACGGCAAGTTATGGTTCTATTGTATCTGCAAAACCTGCAGGATATAAAGTGGTGAAAACATATTTTCCTGCTCTGGCACAGAACTTCAGACAGCGTTATTTGATTATGCATTATACAGTGCTTCCTGATGACAAGTCTATTACCGTTCTTACCCAACCGGGAGTAAGTGCTCATTATTTGGTAAACAATACAGGAGATAATGAAATCTATCAGTTGGTAGATGAAAATAAAAGAGCATACCATGCCGGGATAAGCTCATGGAAGGCAGATAAGAATCTTAATGATACCTCTATAGGTATTGAAATTGTAAACCCCGGTTTTACTACTGATGCTTCAGGTAAAAGAGTTTTCGCTCCCTTCAGTGACGCTCAGATAAGAAAAGTAGCTGCGTTGGCAAAAGATATTGTTACAAGATACCAGATTCCGGCAACTAACGTAATTGGACATGCGGATATTGCTCCTACAAGAAAACAGGACCCTGGCCCAATGTTCCCATGGAAAAGATTATATGATGAATACCAGATAGGGATGTGGTATGATGAGGCAATGAAGGCAAATTATCAGAGTCTTGCAGAGGAAGAGTTTGCTTTAAAATATAATGATTCTTCGTTTATCTTTTCTATTCAGGCTGCTTTGCAGAAATTCGGCTATGGAATAGATCCTAGTGGGACATGGGATGATGCTACTAAGAAAACAATTGAAGCCTTTCAGTATCATTTCCGTCCTCAGAATTATGACGGAATTATGGATGCTGAAACATGGGCAATATTACAAGCTTTGAATGTAAAATATTCAGGAAAATAA